The genomic interval GCCCGTCGGTCCGCAGCACGCCGATCGGAATCTGACTGCCCGTGAAGACGACCGGCTTGCCCAGATTCTCGATCATGAAGCTGAGCGCCGAGGCAGAATAGGCCATCGTATCGGTTCCGTGCAGCACGACGAAGCCGTCGAACGACGCATAGCTGTCGCGGATCAGCCGAGCGAGCTCGATCCACAGCGCGGGGGTCACGTTCGACGAGTCGATCGGCTTGAAATGAAGCACGCTGATATCGACGTTCAGCATCTTCAGATAGGGAAACTCCTCGTACATGTCGTTGAAATCGAACGGAGAAAGGGCCCCCGTCTCGGGATTGGTTTTCATGCCGATCGTTCCGCCCGTGTAGATCAGCAGAATCGAAGCCCTGAATGTCTCGGCCATAGCGAACGGTTATGATGCCGCCTCCGAATCGGACGCGAGCGGTTCTACGGCAAAATTAGCAAAAAATCGAGTCGCCGAACATCGCCCGCACATTGCGTTCGGTCGCTTCCTCCACGCGTCGCTCGTCCGTACCGCACAGTTCGGCCACCTTGGCGCACACATAGCGGACGTAAGCGCTCTCGTTGCGCTTGCCCCGGAAAGGCACGGGCGTCAGGTAAGGCGCGTCGGTCTCCAGCACCGCCCGCTCGATTCCGATCTCCGGCAGCAGGCCCGCGATCGCCGACCGCTTGAACGTCACGACGCCGCCTACGCCGAACAGGAAGTCGCCGCATCCGAGAATCCGCCGGTAGTGCTCCCGCGTCCCGCAAAAGCTGTGCATGACGCCGCGCACGCCCCGGCCCCGGTACTCCTCCAGCACGCCGCACATCTCGTCCCAAGCATCGCGCGTGTGAATCACCAGCGGCAGTCCGTACCGCAAAGCCAGCTCGATCTGAAACCGTAGCGCCTCCAGCTGTTCGTCCGCGAAATCGCGGCTCCAGTACAGGTCGAGGCCCACCTCGCCCACGCCGCAGAAACGGATGCCGTCAGGCGGCGCCTCCAGCAAGCGGGCCACCCTCTCCAGATCGTCCCTGTAACGGGGATTGTCGTTGACCGAGGTCGGATGAAGCCCCATCATCGGAAAGCAATAGCCGGCATAGCGCCGCGCCGTCTCGAACATAGCCCCGTAGGAGTGTCCGTCCACAGCCGGCAGCAAGATGCGGCCTACTCCCGCCTCTCGGGCCCGGGCGACGACCGCGTCCCGATCGCCGTCGAAAACCTCGTCGTAAATGTGCGAATGCGTATCGATCAGCATGACTTCGAAATCTTGATATACGAATCGCCGGCAACCGCCCGGACTATGCCGGCCAGTTCCAGCTCCATCAACAGTTCGCTGAGCCGGCCCGGCTCCAGTCCGCTCAGCAGCTCGAGCTCCTCGACCGAACGGGGCGTTACCCCGTCGATCCATTTCAGCAGATCGGCCTGCCCGGCCGGAAGCGCCCGCTCCGAACCGCCGAACAAGTCTCCCTCCGCCGGCCTCGCCTCCGGAACCGGCTCCCAGCCGAGGCAATCGGCTATATCCCGCCCCGAGCAAACCATCTGAGCTTTCAGGCTGCAGATCAGCCGGTTCGTTCCCTGCGACCGGTCGTCGTCGATCCGCCCGGGCGCGGCCATGACCGTCCGCTCGTATCCGTCGGCCATTTCGGCCGTAATCAGCGATCCGCCCTTCGCCGCCGACTCGATCACCAGCGTCCCTTCGCTCAGTCCGGCGATGATCCGGTTGCGCTGCACGAAGCTCGAACGGTCGCACCGGCAACCGCTGTGAAACTCGCTCACGATCGCTCCGCCCTGCTGCACCATGCGGCGCGCGCTCTCGGTATGGCGCGACGGATAGATGCGCGTCAGCGGATGCGCGACGACCCCGACCGTCCGCAGACCGGCATTCATCGCTGCCCGGTGAGCCTCGATATCGACTCCGTAGGCCAGCCCGCTGACGATCACCGCGTCGGGAACCAGCGCGGCCAGCTCCCCGATCAGGCGCTCGCAAAGCATCGCCCCGTAAGGAGTCATGCGCCTCGTGCCGACCACCGACAGCCAGCGGGGCGAGTTCAGATCGGTTCCGCCGCTCACGTAGATCACATGCGGATAATCGGGGCACTCCTTGAGCCGGCGGGGATAGTCCGCCGAGCACGCATCGATCGCCCGGATCCGGTGCCTCTCGACGAAAGCGAGCTCCCGTTCCGCCGCCCCGTGATACTCGCGGCGGCTGATACTCCGCGCCAGCTCGGGTTTCAGTCCGGATCGGAGCACGATCTCCTGCTGCGTCGCGGCGAACAGCCGCTCGGCCGAGCCGAAGCACTCGACCAAATGAATGGCCGTACGGCTTCCTATCTCCGGGTGCATCGTAAGGGCTATGTCGTCGACAGTCATTTCGGGAAACGGTTCTCTCGGTCCGGGGCGGCGCCCGGCGCCGTCCGCTGCGTAAAGATAGAAAATTATCGGCACGAACCTATTCCCGCGCAGGAGAAATAAAATCGCCGGACAATACGGTCCCGGCCGACGGCGATTCGTCCCGAACGAGGACGAGGCCCCGGAACAAACACCCATTCCATATCGCTTGCACGCCTCTTCAATGCAAGCGTCGAACAGCTCCTCCGGATGTTTTTCGGACACGAAGCCCGTTCCCATTCGGACCGACCCCGTACTTTCGAATACGGCATCGGGCCGAGTCCGGCCCGAACTCGTCCCCTCGGAAAAGGACGAAAATGTCCGTGAATTTTGACGGTTCGGAAATAATTTCTATATTTGCCGTCCCATACAGGGCCTGATGGCCGAGTGGTTAGGCAGAGGTCTGCAAAACCTCTTACAGCGGTTCAATTCCGCTTCAGGCCTCGACGAAAAGGGGCTGTCTCGGATTACGAGACAGCCCCTTTTCCATGGTGCACGGCTTTCGCGGATTACGCCCGAACCCAGAGAATCCTCCGTCTCGCCCTCCGCAGGCAACATACTCCGATTCATCCCGAGGGGCGACCCGCGATCGGGCTATTTTTCCTCCGGGCTCTGTCGAACGACGCATTCCGCAGCGACTTTCCCCCGACGGCGGCGGCGCAGCAGCCAACCCGCGAGAAACAGCGCCAGCGCCGTGCCGGTCGCGACCAGCCAATAGAAAGGAATCCCCCAAGTCAGATACACGACCCTGAACTTGACGATACCCAGCAGCAGCAAAACCAACACGGCTCCCGCCAGCAACCGGAACTCCCGGCGCACGGCCGAAACGGTCGCGGAAACCGGCACGGCAGCGCCTCCCCGGCTCCGGCGCGACGGCCACAGGGCCGGAACCTCCCGGCAGCGCGCGCGATAGTCGGCTCCGTATTTCCCAAGCATGAGCCGCTCCTCTCTGCCGAGAATCGTCAGGTAGCAAGCGGCATAAAGCGCGGTCGCGCCGATTACGAACCAGTCCGTTCCCGTGTAAAGCACGATTCCGGACCAAATCAGGAAATTGCCGGCATAGAGCGGATAGCGCATCCGCGCATAAATTCCCTCCGTCGGGAAAGGCATCGCGGGCGGATTCCCCGAAGCCCGAAGCCGGGTCCTGTAGAGCATGACGGCCGTCGAGCGGACACGCAGGGCGAATCCCGAGCCGAGCAGAAGCGCGCATACCGCCAGCAGAATCCATCCGTCGGCGATCCGGAACGGCGTCGTCACCAGCAAGGCGGCGACACTGGCGGGAAGCAGCCACAGCGACAGCCGTCCGCGAAGAGCGTAAAGTTTTCGAGAGAGAGCCGAGTAACTTTGCGAAAGTGTCATAGAGCGTCTTTTTCAGATGATCCCGGGGAAACCTCCTCCGTCCGTCGCATCCGCCT from Alistipes ihumii AP11 carries:
- a CDS encoding TatD family hydrolase; translated protein: MLIDTHSHIYDEVFDGDRDAVVARAREAGVGRILLPAVDGHSYGAMFETARRYAGYCFPMMGLHPTSVNDNPRYRDDLERVARLLEAPPDGIRFCGVGEVGLDLYWSRDFADEQLEALRFQIELALRYGLPLVIHTRDAWDEMCGVLEEYRGRGVRGVMHSFCGTREHYRRILGCGDFLFGVGGVVTFKRSAIAGLLPEIGIERAVLETDAPYLTPVPFRGKRNESAYVRYVCAKVAELCGTDERRVEEATERNVRAMFGDSIFC
- the dprA gene encoding DNA-processing protein DprA gives rise to the protein MTVDDIALTMHPEIGSRTAIHLVECFGSAERLFAATQQEIVLRSGLKPELARSISRREYHGAAERELAFVERHRIRAIDACSADYPRRLKECPDYPHVIYVSGGTDLNSPRWLSVVGTRRMTPYGAMLCERLIGELAALVPDAVIVSGLAYGVDIEAHRAAMNAGLRTVGVVAHPLTRIYPSRHTESARRMVQQGGAIVSEFHSGCRCDRSSFVQRNRIIAGLSEGTLVIESAAKGGSLITAEMADGYERTVMAAPGRIDDDRSQGTNRLICSLKAQMVCSGRDIADCLGWEPVPEARPAEGDLFGGSERALPAGQADLLKWIDGVTPRSVEELELLSGLEPGRLSELLMELELAGIVRAVAGDSYIKISKSC
- a CDS encoding methyltransferase family protein translates to MTLSQSYSALSRKLYALRGRLSLWLLPASVAALLVTTPFRIADGWILLAVCALLLGSGFALRVRSTAVMLYRTRLRASGNPPAMPFPTEGIYARMRYPLYAGNFLIWSGIVLYTGTDWFVIGATALYAACYLTILGREERLMLGKYGADYRARCREVPALWPSRRSRGGAAVPVSATVSAVRREFRLLAGAVLVLLLLGIVKFRVVYLTWGIPFYWLVATGTALALFLAGWLLRRRRRGKVAAECVVRQSPEEK